The following coding sequences lie in one Apium graveolens cultivar Ventura chromosome 1, ASM990537v1, whole genome shotgun sequence genomic window:
- the LOC141706952 gene encoding glycosyltransferase BC10-like: protein MISIDGNVKKNLVNTSVFSNIKLSKRMVRLRRTTRKSVPRSPYRVVGLQMPEQIVEWETASLTGAERHLLANALLDFSNERFALLSESCIPVYNFPTVYRYLIGSEQSFVQSFDDPSRYGRGRYSSKMQPDIQLEDWRKGSQWFEINRDLATKVVSDTKYYALFEKYCLPACYPDEHYLPTYVHMFYETCNSNRSVTYIDWTLRGPHPATFTAENITETFMQYIRNSGLLCEYNGDWTPLCHLFARKFAPSALNPLLNLTSTVLGFQEF from the exons atgatttcaattGATGGTAATGTTAAAAAGAATTTAGTTAACACTTCCGTGTTCTCCAATATAAAG ttaagcaagaggatggtcAGACTTAGGCGCACCACTCGCAAGAGCGTTCCTAGAAGTCCTTATCGTGTTGTAGGATTacagatgccagagcag ATAGTCGAGTGGGAAACTGCATCTCTAACCGGAGCAGAAAGGCATCTTCTGGCCAACGCTCTTCTAGACTTCTCCAACGAGCGATTTGCTCTTCTGTCTGAGAGTTGTATACCAGTTTACAACTTTCCAACTGTCTACAGGTACCTCATTGGATCCGAACAGAGTTTTGTGCAGTCATTCGATGATCCCTCCCGCTATGGGCGTGGGCGTTACAGCTCCAAAATGCAGCCTGATATTCAGCTTGAGGACTGGCGGAAAGGGTCTCAATGGTTTGAAATTAACCGTGATCTTGCTACAAAAGTTGTGTCGGATACAAAGTACTATGCACTGTTCGAGAAGTATTGTCTGCCTGCTTGTTATCCAGATGAACATTACCTGCCAACTTATGTTCACATGTTTTACGAAACTTGTAATTCGAATCGATCAGTGACATATATTGATTGGACATTAAGAGGACCACACCCTGCAACATTTACAGCAGAAAATATTACGGAAACTTTCATGCAATATATAAGGAATAGTGGGTTGCTCTGTGAATATAATGGGGATTGGACTCCTCTTTGTCATCTTTTTGCTAGAAAATTTGCTCCTAGTGCACTGAACCCCTTACTTAACCTCACCTCAACTGTGTTGGGATTTCAAGAATTCTGA
- the LOC141706960 gene encoding uncharacterized protein LOC141706960 — MSYTFLARALALAQCANLFILCNLVLGQKNAVSNDVKDNGRPSVPVDHQDLKWNIITPAGAVSGPYRIDDLKCVTEVLPFYSQYLMVRKGASRNSAITIHDAIDKENTKIATTDITEGNEENNGQIFDKQLEALMIKENNGQISDKQLEALMKDLRETCILAATPQPATICEEDPKWNILLSGGVEKGPYSLRSLKGVHDISSTSSQYIKVWNEGESKETAITLSDALKLLSQK, encoded by the exons ATGTCTTATACATTTTTAGCTAGAGCTCTAGCTCTGGCACAATGCGCTAATTTATTCATACTATGTAATTTAGTGCT AGGACAAAAGAATGCAG TAAGCAATGACGTCAAAGATAATGGTCGACCAAGCGTTCCAGTGGATCATCAGGACCTCAAATGGAACATCATAACTCCAGCAGGGGCAGTGAGCGGTCCTTACCGGATTGACGACCTCAAGTGCGTGACAGAAGTTCTTCCGTTTTACTCGCAGTACTTAATGGTCCGGAAGGGAGCTAGCAGAAATTCTGCAATCACGATTCATGACGCCATTGATAAAGAAAACACAAAGATTGCTACAACAGACATTACTGAAG GTAATGAGGAAAATAATGGTCAAATATTTGACAAACAATTGGAGGCACTTATGATCAAGGAAAATAATGGTCAAATATCTGACAAACAATTGGAGGCACTTATGAAAGATCTACGCGAGACATGTATTTTAGCTGCAACACCTCAACCTGCCACAATATGTGAAGAGGATCCCAAGTGGAATATTTTACTTTCAGGAGGGGTAGAAAAAGGTCCTTACTCGCTCAGAAGCCTAAAGGGCGTGCATGACATTTCTTCTACCTCTTCACAGTACATAAAGGTATGGAATGAAGGTGAAAGCAAAGAAACTGCGATAACATTATCTGATGCATTGAAATTACTTTCTCAGAAGTGA
- the LOC141706968 gene encoding uncharacterized protein LOC141706968, translating to MIEFEKKRDLLLKSDEQAKLLNIVPHVVAAAEGELESLSRNCLKAPVTGESRSGKLAEDNRPPMEEEAEAILQTGGDQVIHNPSASLERTQSIIIGPGNDEAIGHEKAEGSTAKEVRKEDQVVLDLSKSSEMTETVAIGPVDDHIVEQEIFEGSTAQITGGQYKTLFHYL from the exons ATGattgaatttgaaaaaaaaagagacCTTCTCCTGAAATCTGATGAGCAGGCAAAGTTACTGAATATTGTTCCCCATGTGGTCGCTGCTGCTGAAGGGGAACTTGAAAGTCTTTCTAGGAACTGTTTGAAAGCTCCAGTTACTGGCGAAAGTAGATCAG GTAAATTAGCGGAAGATAATAGGCCACCAATGGAGGAAGAAGCCGAGGCAATACTTCAAACAGGAG GAGATCAAGTAATACACAATCCAAGCGCATCTCTAGAGAGGACTCAAAGTATTATAATCGGTCCAGGGAATGATGAAGCAATCGGACATGAAAAAGCTGAGGGTTCCACAGCAAAAGAAGTTAGAAAAG AAGATCAAGTAGTACTGGATCTGAGCAAATCTTCTGAGATGACTGAAACTGTTGCAATCGGTCCAGTGGATGATCATATAGTCGAACAAGAAATATTTGAGGGTTCTACTGCACAAATTACAGGTGGCCAGTATAAGACACTATTTCATTATTTATGA